A genomic window from Bradyrhizobium sp. SK17 includes:
- a CDS encoding DUF1109 domain-containing protein: MAVGLTIAGLGIRPDLDTARALTFVFVKLGFTVAVVAVATLYLTRLARPGGERRISPMVAASPFVIIMLLATVNLAMAPRSHWDQMIVGDEWLECLLSVPIIAILPFAAVIWAMRQAAPTDLVRAGAFAGLISGSISAMAYAFHCTEDSLPFVAVWYGGTIVLCTLAGAMLGPRLLRW, from the coding sequence GTGGCCGTCGGTCTCACGATCGCCGGGCTCGGAATCCGTCCGGACCTGGACACGGCGCGCGCGTTGACTTTCGTTTTCGTCAAACTCGGTTTCACCGTCGCGGTTGTCGCGGTGGCGACGCTCTATTTGACGCGGCTGGCGCGACCCGGCGGCGAACGGCGAATCTCGCCTATGGTGGCGGCATCGCCCTTTGTGATCATCATGCTTCTCGCAACGGTGAATCTAGCGATGGCGCCCCGCTCGCACTGGGACCAGATGATCGTGGGAGACGAATGGCTGGAATGCCTGCTGTCGGTGCCGATCATCGCGATCCTCCCGTTCGCCGCGGTGATTTGGGCGATGCGCCAGGCGGCTCCTACCGATCTCGTTCGCGCGGGTGCCTTTGCCGGACTGATCTCGGGCAGCATAAGCGCGATGGCCTACGCATTCCATTGCACCGAAGATTCGTTGCCGTTCGTTGCGGTTTGGTACGGCGGCACGATTGTGCTCTGCACCTTGGCGGGGGCGATGCTTGGGCCGCGTTTGTTGCGCTGGTAG
- the virB11 gene encoding P-type DNA transfer ATPase VirB11, translating into MNALARSLTVFIDRALDPVRPWLEDDQVVEICANGPGEVWVERFGQSAMERHEVPSLTEHAIRHLAERVAGHSGQSVNEEHPLLSAALPTGERFQGVMPPATTAGGAFAIRKQVIKEMRLDDYRKLGSFDKVTTASDGTLSETDRHLCEHLDSGRIEEFIRLAVVNRYSILLSGGTSSGKTTFLNAILKDVPVDERIITIEDTREVNPIQKNYLPLVASKGDQGEARVTVETLLQASMRLRPDRIFLGEIRGAEAYSFLRAINTGHPGSITTVHADSPAGAFEQLALMVMQAGLGLRRDEIVGYIKSVLPIVIQQTKVGGWRGTSAVYFSRVAEWRQERAGGKGRHGTRRRL; encoded by the coding sequence GTGAACGCGCTGGCACGAAGTCTGACAGTCTTCATTGACCGCGCGCTCGATCCCGTTCGGCCGTGGCTCGAGGACGACCAGGTCGTTGAGATCTGCGCGAACGGGCCTGGGGAAGTGTGGGTCGAGCGCTTCGGACAATCGGCGATGGAGCGTCACGAGGTGCCAAGCCTGACCGAGCATGCGATCCGTCACCTGGCCGAACGCGTCGCCGGACACTCGGGCCAGAGCGTCAATGAGGAGCACCCGCTGCTCTCGGCCGCGCTGCCGACAGGGGAGCGGTTTCAGGGCGTGATGCCGCCGGCGACGACGGCCGGAGGCGCCTTCGCGATCCGCAAGCAGGTCATCAAGGAGATGCGGCTCGATGATTATCGCAAGCTCGGATCGTTCGACAAGGTGACGACGGCAAGCGACGGCACGCTGTCGGAGACTGATCGGCATCTGTGCGAACATCTCGACTCCGGCCGGATCGAGGAGTTCATCCGCCTTGCCGTCGTCAACCGCTACTCGATTCTTCTTTCGGGCGGGACAAGTTCGGGCAAGACCACGTTCCTCAATGCGATCCTTAAGGACGTGCCGGTCGACGAGCGCATCATCACCATCGAGGACACGCGGGAGGTCAACCCGATCCAGAAGAACTACCTGCCGCTTGTCGCCTCCAAGGGCGATCAGGGCGAGGCGCGCGTCACGGTTGAAACGCTGCTGCAAGCCTCAATGCGTCTGCGGCCCGACCGCATCTTCCTCGGCGAGATTCGCGGCGCCGAGGCTTATTCGTTTCTGCGCGCGATCAACACCGGCCATCCGGGCAGCATCACCACGGTGCATGCCGACAGCCCGGCGGGCGCGTTTGAGCAGCTCGCGCTCATGGTGATGCAGGCCGGCCTCGGGCTGCGGCGCGACGAGATTGTCGGATACATCAAATCGGTGCTGCCGATCGTGATCCAGCAGACCAAGGTTGGCGGATGGCGTGGCACCTCGGCCGTCTATTTCTCGCGGGTTGCCGAGTGGCGACAGGAACGGGCAGGGGGGAAAGGCCGCCATGGCACGCGTCGTCGCCTATAG
- a CDS encoding ATP-dependent endonuclease, producing MQFTVIPYSRSSRVERDIAGGRQCFLVTDNWDDYSYKTAFSLIYLDGDGTRHDIGAVKIMQRNMRHGYTQVEDGFAALGPEYASLGQSQEYYENLIAVDEEDRIAIFEALQDVVWNDDIFAAVQNETAFETSLLRSVSARELTKLRTIAHEQAMLTPFHFRYKFPESDDAVIEVQVTPDAVPPTNIHAIIGRNGVGKTTLLRSISTLLRVGRKRSLGRLTFITDDDELNGEEGFANLVTVAFSAFDEFDPAIPNDGTATGLQYAYIGLKKNVRLKSGRHEARNKTTADLRTDFVASTLKCLRSSRKPRWRSAMRILESDPLFAALRLERLADLPQDDFENTAVQLFDAASSGHKIVLLTMTRLVELVSERTLVLIDEPEAHLHPPLAASFVRALSGLLAQRNGVAILATHSPVIAQEVPSNCVSLFFRDGASIGIERPEVETFAENVGLLTREIFRVEFTASGYHALISDVVSRSNTVDQALATFEDHIGAEGRALVRALWEER from the coding sequence TTGCAGTTCACGGTCATACCGTATTCGCGCAGTTCGCGCGTGGAGCGCGACATTGCCGGTGGCCGGCAATGTTTTCTCGTAACCGATAATTGGGACGACTATTCCTATAAAACGGCGTTCTCGCTTATCTATTTGGACGGCGATGGTACCCGTCATGACATCGGCGCTGTTAAGATTATGCAACGCAACATGCGCCACGGATACACCCAGGTCGAAGACGGCTTTGCCGCCCTCGGGCCGGAATATGCATCACTTGGACAAAGCCAAGAATATTACGAAAATCTAATTGCGGTCGATGAAGAGGATCGCATCGCGATTTTCGAAGCACTGCAGGACGTGGTCTGGAATGATGATATTTTCGCCGCCGTCCAGAACGAAACCGCGTTCGAGACGTCGTTGCTCCGGTCTGTTTCGGCACGAGAGTTGACCAAACTCAGAACCATTGCACACGAGCAGGCGATGCTGACGCCGTTCCATTTCCGGTACAAGTTTCCCGAATCGGACGATGCCGTCATCGAAGTTCAGGTGACCCCCGACGCGGTTCCGCCGACAAATATTCATGCCATTATCGGCCGCAACGGCGTCGGAAAAACAACACTTCTTCGTTCGATCAGTACCCTACTGCGGGTCGGGCGGAAACGATCGCTCGGACGCCTGACCTTCATCACCGACGACGATGAGCTCAATGGTGAGGAAGGCTTCGCAAACCTTGTCACCGTGGCCTTCAGCGCGTTCGATGAATTTGACCCCGCCATACCCAATGATGGGACCGCCACAGGCCTGCAATACGCCTATATTGGCCTGAAGAAGAACGTGCGCCTGAAGAGCGGTAGGCATGAGGCACGAAATAAGACGACAGCTGATCTGCGCACTGACTTTGTCGCGAGTACCCTCAAATGCCTGCGCAGCTCGCGAAAGCCGCGATGGCGGTCTGCCATGCGCATCCTGGAAAGCGATCCGCTTTTTGCCGCACTGCGATTAGAACGACTTGCCGACTTGCCGCAAGACGACTTCGAGAACACTGCAGTTCAATTGTTTGACGCGGCAAGCTCCGGCCACAAGATTGTGTTGCTCACCATGACGCGGTTAGTCGAGCTGGTCAGCGAGCGAACGCTGGTTCTGATCGACGAGCCGGAAGCCCATCTTCATCCCCCGCTCGCGGCATCGTTCGTCCGTGCGCTCTCGGGTCTATTGGCGCAACGCAACGGCGTGGCCATTCTGGCCACTCACTCACCCGTCATTGCTCAGGAAGTACCCAGCAATTGTGTGTCGCTGTTTTTCCGTGACGGAGCAAGCATTGGGATCGAGCGTCCAGAGGTCGAAACCTTTGCTGAGAATGTCGGGCTGCTGACACGCGAGATTTTTCGGGTTGAATTCACCGCAAGCGGATATCACGCGCTGATCTCGGACGTCGTTTCAAGATCAAACACTGTCGACCAGGCACTGGCGACCTTCGAGGACCATATAGGTGCCGAGGGCCGCGCACTAGTTCGCGCGCTCTGGGAGGAGCGCTGA
- a CDS encoding type II toxin-antitoxin system HipA family toxin: MSSNVTPTECFVYVTLPGQTAPVTAARFELTKDRRDIAIGRLVYGRTYLARAEAVPIDPIELRLANQTYGTVSMKGLFGALRDAGPDYWGRRLIERHLGAAQLNEMDYLLHSPDDRAGALGFGLNQQPPAPKRDFNKTLSLARLQKIADAIVDEEDRPDDAEVAQVEELLLVGTSMGGARPKAVVEDTDGLWIAKFNRKDDKWNNARAEHAMLMLARACGITTAESKVIVVGGRDVLMVKRFDRERADGGYLRARMLSGLTLLRAEEGHDTRDRWSYVLLVEELRRVSANPRGDAAELFRRMCFNALISNTDDHPRNHAVMAMTPDWNLSPAYDLTPGPLISEERRDLAMICGDAGRYANAENIVSQSMRFLLEKDVAEKIVSDMEEQVRSKWYEVVRREGLSEADCNTISRSFVYPGFRYPISRAAPPI, from the coding sequence ATGAGTTCTAACGTCACGCCAACAGAATGCTTCGTCTACGTTACTTTGCCCGGTCAAACCGCGCCGGTTACGGCGGCGCGGTTTGAGCTTACCAAAGACAGGCGCGACATTGCGATCGGCAGACTGGTCTATGGCCGCACCTATCTCGCCCGCGCCGAGGCCGTGCCGATCGATCCGATCGAACTCAGGCTTGCTAATCAGACCTATGGAACCGTCAGCATGAAAGGCTTGTTCGGCGCGCTGCGTGATGCAGGGCCGGACTACTGGGGCCGCCGCCTTATCGAAAGGCATCTCGGTGCTGCCCAGCTCAACGAGATGGATTACCTGCTGCACTCACCTGATGATCGGGCGGGCGCCCTCGGCTTCGGACTGAATCAGCAGCCTCCGGCGCCCAAGCGGGATTTCAACAAGACCCTCAGCCTCGCTCGGCTGCAGAAGATCGCCGATGCAATCGTCGATGAAGAAGATCGCCCCGATGACGCCGAAGTCGCTCAGGTCGAAGAACTGCTGCTGGTCGGCACGTCAATGGGCGGTGCGCGGCCGAAGGCCGTGGTCGAGGACACCGATGGGCTATGGATCGCCAAGTTCAACAGGAAGGACGACAAATGGAACAACGCGCGCGCTGAACACGCCATGCTCATGCTCGCACGGGCATGCGGTATCACGACGGCGGAAAGCAAGGTGATCGTCGTCGGCGGTCGTGACGTCCTCATGGTCAAACGCTTTGATCGCGAGCGGGCCGACGGTGGTTATCTGCGCGCCCGCATGCTTAGCGGTCTGACGCTGCTTCGCGCCGAAGAGGGGCATGACACGCGCGATCGATGGTCCTATGTGCTGCTGGTCGAAGAGCTGCGGCGAGTTTCGGCCAACCCCCGGGGTGATGCTGCCGAACTGTTTCGCAGGATGTGCTTCAACGCATTGATTTCGAACACCGACGATCACCCGCGCAATCATGCGGTCATGGCAATGACTCCTGACTGGAACCTATCGCCAGCCTACGATCTCACGCCGGGACCCTTGATCAGTGAGGAGCGGCGCGATCTCGCCATGATCTGCGGCGACGCGGGCCGCTATGCCAATGCCGAGAACATTGTCTCGCAAAGCATGCGCTTCCTGCTTGAAAAAGACGTGGCCGAAAAGATCGTGTCGGACATGGAAGAGCAGGTTCGAAGCAAGTGGTATGAGGTCGTACGGCGGGAGGGGCTCTCGGAAGCGGACTGCAACACGATCAGCCGGTCCTTCGTCTACCCGGGCTTCCGGTATCCTATATCACGAGCCGCGCCACCGATCTGA
- a CDS encoding helix-turn-helix domain-containing protein, producing the protein MTAKNNLVQAPPFEVDRALKKLGADLRTARLRRNLTVEATAAKIGTGRRAILDAEKGKISTQIGVYAGLLWAYGLVDRFSDAADPRFDEEGQRLALIGDRVHARSPKGLDNEF; encoded by the coding sequence ATGACCGCTAAGAACAACTTAGTCCAGGCGCCGCCCTTCGAGGTCGATCGAGCCTTGAAAAAGCTTGGTGCCGATCTGCGCACGGCACGCCTGCGACGCAACCTGACCGTCGAGGCCACTGCCGCCAAGATCGGGACCGGCCGTCGTGCCATCCTGGATGCCGAGAAGGGCAAGATCTCGACGCAGATCGGGGTCTATGCGGGCCTGCTGTGGGCCTACGGCCTCGTCGACCGCTTCAGTGACGCAGCCGATCCGCGATTCGATGAAGAGGGCCAGCGCCTCGCCTTGATTGGGGATCGTGTCCACGCCCGCAGCCCGAAGGGATTGGACAATGAGTTCTAA
- a CDS encoding type IV secretory system conjugative DNA transfer family protein: MADGVAPRPSISRGLPSGDRNGQGGKAAMARVVAYRIGIAILLLLAFWLLWSMAYEVVVAQRWAPTRFPSEGASRWALFRMQNADRSADFFLVAWRHFYDRLVFAPTRTEALIRGLYAAAAVVTLGLAGALFAFINRRQMPYGAARFGTVMEAAKQGLTARQGIVLGTLSGATIRSDEPAHILVVGPSRSGKGTGFVLPNGYSWRGSAVFFDPKRENFDALANHRQAMGNKVFMFSPGSNDTHRYNPLDFVRRDERMATDCLVVASFVIPEKADDTWAGAGRLLLSALIGYVLSSPLIAGAQHMRTVARMTTTGKDISSVLRAIVRTERQHLPTWVIDSFNQYIALEPETRNSAVFNVNMAMSLWNNGLISAATETSDFDIRELRRKQMTIFIGCTIAELSIFRPLIRILFQQIHDLMMVKIPGDDEPHQVLLMLDEFYHVGRMDSLISKITISAGYGFRMAIVMQDIAQLDELYGRNTRITTVSGSQIKLFIQINDLETSEFVSEMLGETTQVYKTPIQRPGQGIFAPRVWAPHYTPRPLRNPLELREMSARLSILMVKNSRSFELTKIRHYLDKPYRAFYEKAKGSPPSLPALRQWQDEVLGGAISPASAEIAAAVEERVEEAPASARKLAAKRTPAPKTAKAKTGRKPEQTANGPITRLVLTPRQTASKPSRKELSLGVAPAPVGESCDLCDILALAGERQDEVFDTMMGVLKSHQAEAGPVTEAARTLEGLHRLFGDDDK, from the coding sequence TTGGCGGATGGCGTGGCACCTCGGCCGTCTATTTCTCGCGGGTTGCCGAGTGGCGACAGGAACGGGCAGGGGGGAAAGGCCGCCATGGCACGCGTCGTCGCCTATAGGATCGGCATCGCTATCCTTCTTCTCCTCGCCTTCTGGCTGTTGTGGAGCATGGCCTATGAGGTGGTCGTGGCGCAGCGCTGGGCGCCGACGCGATTTCCCAGCGAAGGCGCCAGCCGCTGGGCGCTCTTCCGGATGCAGAATGCCGACCGCTCGGCCGACTTTTTCCTTGTCGCCTGGCGTCATTTCTATGACCGCCTTGTCTTTGCGCCGACCCGCACCGAGGCGCTCATCCGCGGCCTCTACGCCGCGGCGGCGGTCGTGACGCTGGGCCTGGCTGGCGCGCTCTTTGCGTTTATCAACCGCCGGCAAATGCCTTATGGCGCCGCTCGCTTCGGCACGGTGATGGAGGCCGCCAAGCAGGGCCTCACCGCCAGGCAGGGCATCGTGCTCGGAACGCTCAGTGGGGCAACGATCCGCTCCGACGAACCCGCTCATATCCTGGTCGTCGGGCCCTCGCGGTCGGGCAAAGGCACCGGCTTCGTCCTCCCGAACGGCTACTCCTGGCGGGGATCGGCGGTGTTCTTCGATCCCAAGCGCGAGAATTTCGACGCGTTGGCCAATCATCGGCAAGCGATGGGCAACAAGGTCTTCATGTTCTCGCCAGGCTCGAATGACACCCATCGCTATAATCCGCTGGATTTCGTGCGGCGCGACGAGCGCATGGCGACCGACTGTTTGGTGGTGGCTTCGTTCGTGATTCCCGAGAAAGCGGACGACACCTGGGCTGGCGCGGGCCGTCTCTTGCTGTCGGCGCTGATCGGCTACGTGCTGTCGTCGCCTTTGATTGCCGGCGCGCAACACATGCGCACCGTCGCGCGGATGACGACGACCGGCAAGGACATCTCCTCGGTGCTGCGTGCGATCGTGCGGACCGAACGCCAGCATTTGCCGACCTGGGTCATCGACAGCTTCAACCAGTACATCGCGCTCGAGCCGGAGACGCGCAACAGCGCTGTCTTCAATGTCAACATGGCGATGTCGCTGTGGAACAATGGGTTGATCTCGGCGGCAACGGAGACGTCGGACTTCGATATTCGCGAACTGCGCCGCAAACAGATGACGATCTTCATCGGCTGCACCATCGCGGAGCTGTCGATTTTCCGGCCGCTGATCCGAATTCTTTTTCAGCAGATCCACGATCTGATGATGGTGAAGATTCCGGGCGACGACGAGCCGCATCAGGTGCTGCTGATGCTCGACGAATTCTACCATGTCGGGCGGATGGATTCGCTGATCTCGAAGATCACGATCAGCGCTGGCTACGGCTTCCGCATGGCCATCGTCATGCAGGACATCGCGCAACTCGACGAGCTCTATGGTAGGAACACCCGCATCACCACGGTGTCGGGCTCGCAGATCAAGCTGTTCATTCAGATCAACGATCTCGAAACATCGGAGTTCGTCTCCGAAATGCTGGGCGAGACGACGCAAGTTTACAAGACGCCGATCCAGCGGCCGGGGCAGGGTATCTTCGCGCCGCGCGTCTGGGCGCCCCACTACACGCCGCGGCCGCTCCGCAATCCGCTCGAACTTCGGGAGATGTCGGCGCGGCTGTCAATCCTGATGGTGAAGAACTCGCGCTCGTTCGAACTCACGAAGATCCGGCACTATCTCGATAAGCCGTATCGCGCCTTCTATGAAAAGGCGAAGGGCTCGCCTCCGTCCCTTCCTGCACTTCGGCAGTGGCAGGACGAGGTGCTGGGCGGCGCGATCAGCCCGGCCTCTGCCGAGATCGCAGCCGCGGTCGAAGAGAGGGTCGAGGAGGCGCCGGCGTCGGCGCGCAAGTTGGCCGCCAAACGAACGCCCGCGCCAAAAACCGCCAAAGCGAAGACCGGGAGGAAGCCGGAGCAAACCGCCAACGGACCAATTACGCGGCTGGTTCTGACGCCACGCCAGACGGCTTCAAAGCCGAGCCGCAAGGAGCTGTCCTTGGGCGTGGCGCCCGCGCCGGTTGGCGAAAGCTGTGACCTTTGCGATATTCTCGCCTTGGCCGGGGAACGGCAGGATGAAGTCTTCGATACGATGATGGGTGTCTTGAAATCTCATCAAGCCGAGGCGGGGCCTGTGACTGAGGCCGCAAGAACATTGGAAGGCCTGCATCGTTTGTTCGGAGATGACGACAAGTAG
- the virB10 gene encoding type IV secretion system protein VirB10, which yields MPSPDDYRSFELEAAAATSVARGRTALGSFLKYGVPIGALVVAAWMIYGSVVRRSPLLTTPDKEEFTTTQFPAPSLSARRTQTNQGTIVIPPAPAEPVLPPPPVAPPLALPAPPPPEPPLAAAVPNDDEARRLAELERQRQEEERRKWERLRAPQVIADNASATANAANPDDSARTAAGPEDDPNRRFLASVSAAGVEVTRATKNNRIDALVAQGTTVRGVLETAVQSDLPGMVRAVVTENVWSFDGRRVLIPAGSRLVGEYKSGIAQGQTRVFVVWTRMLRSDGVSVQLGSNGTDELGRAGNAGFVDNHYLERFGSAIMLSIVGGAAQFLSAYGQNTNGYGNGTIITTTDPVTGAVTQTQTGVNQNQLSLQARQIAAQNVSQTLTNIAQEALRNSINIPPTIYLDQGTRIIVFVRRDLDFSALYPDPVKEALRELKRERAGTKSDSLH from the coding sequence ATGCCCAGCCCCGACGACTATCGCTCGTTTGAACTTGAAGCCGCGGCCGCCACCTCCGTCGCGCGCGGTCGCACGGCGCTCGGCAGTTTCCTGAAATACGGGGTGCCGATCGGCGCTCTCGTGGTGGCGGCCTGGATGATCTACGGCTCCGTGGTGCGGCGTTCGCCTCTGCTGACGACGCCTGACAAGGAGGAATTCACCACTACGCAGTTTCCGGCTCCCTCGCTATCTGCGCGGCGGACGCAAACCAACCAGGGAACGATCGTCATCCCGCCGGCGCCGGCCGAACCGGTCCTGCCGCCGCCTCCGGTAGCTCCTCCCTTGGCGCTTCCGGCACCGCCGCCGCCTGAACCGCCGCTGGCCGCAGCTGTACCGAACGACGACGAAGCGCGGCGTCTCGCGGAGCTTGAACGTCAGCGCCAGGAGGAAGAGCGGCGGAAATGGGAGCGCCTGCGGGCGCCCCAGGTAATCGCCGACAATGCATCGGCGACGGCGAACGCTGCAAATCCGGATGACAGCGCGAGGACCGCCGCAGGCCCGGAGGACGATCCCAATCGTCGCTTTCTGGCGTCGGTGTCGGCCGCCGGCGTCGAGGTCACGCGCGCCACCAAGAACAACCGGATCGACGCGCTGGTGGCGCAGGGCACGACGGTTCGCGGCGTGCTTGAGACGGCCGTTCAAAGCGACCTGCCGGGCATGGTGCGCGCGGTCGTGACCGAGAACGTCTGGTCGTTCGATGGACGGCGAGTCCTGATCCCGGCTGGAAGCCGCCTTGTCGGGGAATACAAATCGGGGATCGCCCAAGGGCAGACGCGCGTATTTGTCGTCTGGACGCGCATGCTGCGGTCGGATGGCGTCTCGGTCCAGCTCGGATCGAACGGCACGGACGAACTCGGCCGTGCCGGCAATGCCGGCTTTGTCGATAACCACTACCTCGAGCGGTTTGGCTCGGCGATCATGCTCTCCATCGTGGGCGGCGCGGCACAGTTCCTGAGCGCTTACGGACAGAACACCAACGGCTATGGCAACGGCACGATCATCACCACGACCGACCCGGTGACGGGCGCGGTGACGCAGACGCAGACAGGCGTGAACCAGAACCAGTTGTCGCTGCAGGCCCGTCAGATTGCGGCGCAGAACGTATCGCAAACACTGACCAACATCGCCCAGGAGGCGCTGCGCAACTCGATCAACATTCCGCCGACCATCTACCTCGACCAGGGCACGCGGATCATCGTCTTCGTACGGCGCGATCTCGACTTCTCGGCGCTCTATCCCGATCCGGTCAAGGAAGCCTTGAGGGAGCTCAAGCGTGAACGCGCTGGCACGAAGTCTGACAGTCTTCATTGA
- a CDS encoding IS3 family transposase (programmed frameshift) — protein MARKRHTAEEIVAKLRQVDVLMAQGRQVADAVRAIGVTEVTYYRWRNEYGGLKGDQVKRLKELETENNRLRRAVSDLTLDKLILAEAAKGKLLSPSRRRACVDHVTAELDISERRACQVLGQHRSTQRKIPTTPDDEATLTADIIELARQYGRYGYRRITALLRRAGWTVNKKRVERIWRREGLKVPAKQPKRGRLWLNDGSCIRLRPERPNHVWSYDFVADRTHDGKAFRMLCVIDEFSRESLAIRVARRLRATDVIEALCELFVSRGIPTHIRSDNGPEFVAEALRDWIAAVGAKTAYIEPGSPWENGYCESFNGKLRDELLNGEIFYTLKEAQIVIENWRHHYNTVRPHSSLGYRPPAPEALVWPAPKEVVKMQSLN, from the exons ATGGCAAGGAAGAGGCATACAGCTGAAGAGATCGTTGCGAAGCTTCGACAGGTTGATGTGCTGATGGCACAGGGTCGGCAGGTGGCAGACGCAGTCCGAGCGATAGGCGTGACGGAAGTCACCTATTATCGATGGCGCAATGAGTATGGCGGCCTGAAGGGCGATCAGGTGAAGCGGCTGAAGGAACTGGAGACCGAGAACAATCGTCTCCGGCGAGCGGTGTCGGATCTGACGCTGGACAAGCTGATCCTGGCTGAGGCCGCAA AAGGGAAACTTCTAAGCCCCTCCCGACGCCGAGCGTGCGTCGATCATGTAACAGCTGAGCTTGACATCTCCGAGAGACGGGCGTGCCAGGTTCTGGGTCAACATCGATCGACGCAGCGCAAGATCCCAACGACACCCGATGATGAGGCGACTTTGACTGCCGACATCATCGAGCTTGCTCGTCAATATGGTCGCTACGGATATCGCCGGATTACGGCGTTGCTTCGCAGGGCCGGCTGGACGGTGAACAAGAAGCGTGTCGAGCGGATCTGGCGACGTGAGGGGCTGAAGGTCCCTGCCAAACAGCCTAAACGTGGGCGTCTGTGGCTAAATGACGGATCGTGCATCCGTCTGCGGCCGGAGCGGCCCAACCATGTCTGGTCTTATGACTTCGTCGCCGACCGCACCCACGATGGCAAGGCGTTCCGGATGCTGTGCGTCATCGACGAGTTCAGCCGTGAGAGCCTGGCCATCCGTGTCGCACGCAGGCTGAGAGCGACTGACGTGATTGAGGCCCTTTGCGAGCTGTTCGTCTCGCGGGGCATTCCAACACACATCAGATCGGACAACGGACCTGAGTTTGTCGCCGAAGCACTTCGGGACTGGATCGCGGCTGTCGGAGCAAAGACTGCATATATCGAACCGGGCAGCCCCTGGGAGAACGGCTATTGCGAGAGCTTCAACGGTAAGCTGCGAGACGAACTGCTGAACGGCGAGATCTTCTACACATTGAAGGAAGCGCAGATCGTCATTGAAAACTGGCGACACCACTACAACACGGTGCGTCCGCACTCATCGCTGGGATATCGACCACCGGCACCCGAGGCTCTCGTTTGGCCAGCACCAAAGGAGGTAGTCAAAATGCAATCTCTAAACTAA
- a CDS encoding HNH endonuclease: MIAISCPTDDAEVVFRGLAARTRDPKLRSALLALSERIGERATEYLELATRTELFQLMAEDPDGVSKEDLSNVYDRVLVRGKGRPVYDRLRAGAKYRRCPLCGARDVKTLDHYLPQSGYPEFAVFPANLVPSCSDCNKVKQEHAPRAHAEQTFHPYFDDWSSHRILRATIGITNTVQVSFSIDPVAGVPAARIARARRHFELFELGSLYAGSAAVELVECKDTFRRNFTGGADILRSELKHTARSRQRGNLNAWRAALYWGLAASDEFCNGGFKLIEES, translated from the coding sequence GTGATTGCGATTTCGTGTCCAACGGATGATGCAGAGGTGGTGTTTCGCGGATTGGCAGCGCGCACCCGAGACCCAAAACTTCGCAGTGCGCTTCTTGCCCTGTCCGAACGGATCGGGGAGCGCGCGACCGAATATCTGGAATTGGCGACTCGCACAGAACTCTTCCAGCTGATGGCTGAAGATCCCGACGGTGTCAGCAAGGAAGATCTTTCTAACGTCTATGATCGCGTTCTCGTCCGTGGCAAAGGGCGCCCGGTCTATGACCGCCTGCGGGCGGGCGCGAAGTATCGACGCTGCCCGCTCTGTGGCGCGCGGGACGTCAAAACGCTCGATCACTATCTGCCGCAATCAGGGTATCCCGAGTTTGCCGTCTTTCCAGCCAACCTGGTGCCGAGCTGTTCGGATTGTAACAAAGTCAAACAGGAACATGCGCCTCGCGCACACGCCGAACAGACATTTCATCCGTATTTTGACGACTGGAGTTCGCACCGGATTCTCCGAGCAACGATCGGTATTACCAACACCGTGCAGGTCAGTTTTTCCATCGACCCCGTCGCCGGAGTGCCGGCGGCGCGTATAGCCAGAGCGCGGCGACATTTTGAGCTGTTCGAACTCGGGTCATTGTACGCGGGGAGTGCCGCAGTCGAATTGGTCGAATGCAAGGACACGTTTCGGCGCAATTTTACCGGCGGTGCAGACATCCTTCGATCGGAACTAAAGCACACCGCGCGCAGCCGCCAGCGCGGCAATTTGAATGCGTGGCGCGCGGCGCTCTATTGGGGCCTTGCGGCAAGCGATGAGTTTTGCAACGGCGGGTTCAAGCTGATCGAGGAAAGCTGA